One genomic segment of Lampris incognitus isolate fLamInc1 chromosome 2, fLamInc1.hap2, whole genome shotgun sequence includes these proteins:
- the si:ch211-236h17.3 gene encoding carbohydrate sulfotransferase 11 isoform X2 produces MGRKEGQEPGLKTGSRPGKSRRSPLQTLYNGQQQSELSAAQRSLQDRRDLLEQMCLSHTRKRRVLSHEDLKHLIVDDKHSLIYCYVPKVACTNWKRVLMVLNSEGRYTDPLAIPANEAHVNGNLHTLSEFSTPEINKRLRSYLKFVFVREPFERLVSAYRNKFTRSYNTAFHKRYGTKIIRQYRPDPQPEALEKGNDVSFKEFVQYLVDPRTQQEEPFNEHWERVHSLCHPCLIHYDVVGKYETLDLDAQAVLRLTGAEDTVRFPTSGKSTRTDRDMAARFFKNISPSYQKKLLNLYRMDFLLFNYSIPKYLRT; encoded by the exons AACCTGGTTTGAAGACTGGCAGCAGACCAGGGAAGAGCAGGAGAAGTCCATTACAGACTCTCTACAATGGACAGCAG CAGTCAGAGCTATCAGCAGCACAGAGGTCTCTCCAGGACCGTCGGGACCTGCTGGAGCAGATGTGTCTGAGCCATACCAGGAAGCGTAGGGTACTCTCTCATGAGGACCTCAAGCACCTTATTGTAGATGACAAGCACAGCCTCATCTACTGCTATGTACCTAAG GTGGCCTGTACTAACTGGAAACGTGTCCTGATGGTCCTTAACAGTGAAGGCCGCTATACTGACCCCCTCGCCATTCCAGCCAATGAAGCCCATGTGAATGGCAACTTGCATACACTCTCTGAGTTCTCAACCCCTGAGATCAACAAGCGTCTGCGTAGCTACCTCAAGTTCGTCTTCGTGCGTGAACCCTTCGAGCGCCTGGTGTCTGCCTATAGGAACAAATTCACACGCAGCTACAACACCGCCTTTCATAAGCGCTATGGGACCAAGATCATCCGACAATACCGGCCCGACCCACAGCCTGAAGCGCTGGAGAAAGGGAACGATGTTTCTTTCAAGGAGTTTGTCCAGTACCTAGTGGACCCAAGGACACAGCAGGAGGAGCCATTCAATGAGCATTGGGAGCgggtccactccctctgccatcCCTGTCTCATCCACTATGATGTGGTGGGGAAGTACGAGACCCTTGACTTGGACGCGCAGGCTGTTCTCAGGCTCACTGGAGCAGAGGACACTGTTCGATTTCCGACCTCTGGGAAGAGCACTCGGACTGATCGGGACATGGCTGCACGCTTTTTCAAGAACATCAGCCCTTCTTATCAGAAGAAACTGCTTAATCTTTACCGTATGGACTTCCTGCTTTTCAACTACTCCATACCAAAATACCTCAGGACATGA
- the si:ch211-236h17.3 gene encoding carbohydrate sulfotransferase 11 isoform X1, translating to MKMPRGGRMFLATCLGSFFILVLYFQSITKPEPGLKTGSRPGKSRRSPLQTLYNGQQQSELSAAQRSLQDRRDLLEQMCLSHTRKRRVLSHEDLKHLIVDDKHSLIYCYVPKVACTNWKRVLMVLNSEGRYTDPLAIPANEAHVNGNLHTLSEFSTPEINKRLRSYLKFVFVREPFERLVSAYRNKFTRSYNTAFHKRYGTKIIRQYRPDPQPEALEKGNDVSFKEFVQYLVDPRTQQEEPFNEHWERVHSLCHPCLIHYDVVGKYETLDLDAQAVLRLTGAEDTVRFPTSGKSTRTDRDMAARFFKNISPSYQKKLLNLYRMDFLLFNYSIPKYLRT from the exons AACCTGGTTTGAAGACTGGCAGCAGACCAGGGAAGAGCAGGAGAAGTCCATTACAGACTCTCTACAATGGACAGCAG CAGTCAGAGCTATCAGCAGCACAGAGGTCTCTCCAGGACCGTCGGGACCTGCTGGAGCAGATGTGTCTGAGCCATACCAGGAAGCGTAGGGTACTCTCTCATGAGGACCTCAAGCACCTTATTGTAGATGACAAGCACAGCCTCATCTACTGCTATGTACCTAAG GTGGCCTGTACTAACTGGAAACGTGTCCTGATGGTCCTTAACAGTGAAGGCCGCTATACTGACCCCCTCGCCATTCCAGCCAATGAAGCCCATGTGAATGGCAACTTGCATACACTCTCTGAGTTCTCAACCCCTGAGATCAACAAGCGTCTGCGTAGCTACCTCAAGTTCGTCTTCGTGCGTGAACCCTTCGAGCGCCTGGTGTCTGCCTATAGGAACAAATTCACACGCAGCTACAACACCGCCTTTCATAAGCGCTATGGGACCAAGATCATCCGACAATACCGGCCCGACCCACAGCCTGAAGCGCTGGAGAAAGGGAACGATGTTTCTTTCAAGGAGTTTGTCCAGTACCTAGTGGACCCAAGGACACAGCAGGAGGAGCCATTCAATGAGCATTGGGAGCgggtccactccctctgccatcCCTGTCTCATCCACTATGATGTGGTGGGGAAGTACGAGACCCTTGACTTGGACGCGCAGGCTGTTCTCAGGCTCACTGGAGCAGAGGACACTGTTCGATTTCCGACCTCTGGGAAGAGCACTCGGACTGATCGGGACATGGCTGCACGCTTTTTCAAGAACATCAGCCCTTCTTATCAGAAGAAACTGCTTAATCTTTACCGTATGGACTTCCTGCTTTTCAACTACTCCATACCAAAATACCTCAGGACATGA